Part of the Paenibacillus guangzhouensis genome is shown below.
CGGGAATCCATTTGAAGATGTAGAATATCTAAAAAATAATATCGCCATGCTGCCTGTACCTGTATGGGCTGATCAACCGAATATCGGTCCTGCCTTAGGGACGACACCGATGATCATTTCTAACTTGAGCGAGCACAAAGCAGAGGCATTCAGCGTGTTGAAGGAATATGTATCTGTAGCGAACCAGACCAAAATCTCAAAATCAATGGCATCCGGGCCTGTGCTTACCGAGGTTGCCGATCAGTATGGTTCAGATATAGAAAATTATGTTGGGCAGGACGTCACGTCTGTGTTCAAGTTAACGCCTGCAACATATAAAGGCAGACAGAGCCTGTGGGATCAGTATGTTAATCTTGACCTTGCAAAGTTTGCTGATTCGGATATGAACATTCAGGAATTTCTAAGAGTCATAAAAGAAGAAGCGGAAACGGCAATTACAGAGGCAAAAACGCAAAATGCGAAAAAGTAACGGAAAAGTCCTCTATCGAAGCAAATAAAAAAACTACGCGAGCTGGCATCGGTGCTCAACCGTGTCAGCTTCTTTCGTTTTCGCTCGGCGTAGAACTTGGTGAATGCCTGGTTATACTTTGTGCAGCTTGTTTGCGGAATTCGGAAGGCGAGCATCTCCGATACTTCCTAAAAACTCTAATGAAATAATTGATATCATTGAATCCAACTCGGTGAGCAATTTGTGTAATGGGCAAACTTGAATTCATGATCATCTCCTCTCCCTTTCTAATCCGACACAAATTAACATACTCGATAAATGTTTGTCCTGTTATCTTTTTAAACGTCCTACAAAAATGAAAGGGGCTCATTCTAGCGATCCTTGATATATCTTTCAGTGTGAATGCCTCACCGTAATGTTCCTCTACAAACATCATCACGTCACGAAGATCCTCTGTCTTTCTTCGATTTGCACGTTCCGCAGGACGATCAGCAGCCACATAACCGTATGCTCTTATTAGTGTGACGACGAGCTGATACAGGTGAGATTTAATGACTAATTCATATCCGCACTTTTTCGCATTCAGTTCAGCGGCAATATGAAGAATGGCTTCTTTAAAGTAACCATAGTGTTCATCCCCAGATTGTACAATTTTCGGCAAAGACAGCTTGCCATGTAATAACGGTTCATGAACGAGATGCATCGATTCCGCAGCTAACAATATGGATTTATTGATTAAGATCGCATGGTATTCAGGGACTTCTTCCTTTTCGATTAAATACGCCCCATGAATCTCCCCCTCTTCAATGAAGAAAAGATCTCCTTCTGTTCCAATATACGAAAAACCTCCAATAAAGAGCTGCATTCGCCCTTTCCTGACATAGATCATTTCCATCACGTGATCATGCCAATGAGAGACGAAAAGGGCATTCCCATAGGCATGCGCTTGAAACAGATTGAACGGAAGATAGTTGCTGATTAAATAAGCCGGTTGGTTCGTTGGCGCCTGAAAAGATAACATCGGACAGACTCCTTTCATGAAGATTTGAATCTATAGACTTGTAGAACCTGAGACAATGCCTCAGGCTCTAATCAAATCTTCCCCCCCTTTATCCGAGGGTTCATTCCGTTATATTATTCCTAGCCTTGTTTTTTCTTCGCTTTTTCGTCCGCAATTTTCGCTTCCAGCTTTTCTTGTAAGGTGCGCAAGTATTCTGGGATATTCATATCTGAACTTGCAAAACCAGGCAAACTTTCAACGATCATGCTGTCAGCTACTTTATTCCACTTCGAGCTTTTGCCTTCCAACAATTTTGCATGATCCGGGAAATAGGCGCTTACATTTTGACCGTTATAAATGTCCTTTTCACTGCCGAATACCGAAATGATATCCCGATTTTTCAGCACCGTCGGGTATCCTGCAGCAGAAAACTTCTTCTGCATATCATCCGCCACAACCTCTTTCATCCACTGGAAAGCAGCGTCTTTGTTCTCGCTGTACTTGTTCAGCACATACATATGCGCTGTCGTTGTTGGCGCATCTTGATCGACGCCTCCCCAGATCGGCAGGCGTACGGCGTTCGTATTCGCCCTTACATTCTCGGGAATTCCCCATTCCATATAGGTCGGCCATGAGACTAACATCGCAGCCGTGCCGCTTGCAAAGAAGCTTGCTTGCTTCTCTTTATTGCGTTCATATAATCCCGGAATGCTATAGAACTTTTTCATGAACTCAAAATATCTTGTTACGGCCGGCTCGGTCGTAAGCAATACGTCATCCGTTCCAGGATCAACGACGTTCGCGATCAGCTCTTTGAGCGGGGCAAGCGTATCGTCGGTCACACTATTCTGCCACCCTAGTTCCAGCCCCCGATAGGCGACGCCATCCCGCTCCCCGGTCAGCTTCTTAGCGAGCTCAAGTGTTTCATCCCATGTCATTTGGTCCGTTGGATAAGGAACGCCGAACATATCAAAAATTTCTTTGTTGTAAAAGAGCGTATACGTATCGGCAAACGTCGGCACGCCAATCATGGAGCCGTTGTCGTCGAAGGACCGAAATAACGAAACGACGGAGGGGTCGATCCTGCTCATGTCCAGTCCGTAAATCTTCGACCATTCATCAATCGGCTCCACCATATCCAACTCTTGCAAGCCGTCAATTCCTTTGGACGTATAAATGATATCCGGGACGACACCCTTCGCATTCAACTCCTGCAAAGCTTCCAACGTCGGCTGACCTTGAATCCATTTCACTTTAATATTTTTTCCTTCTGCTTGAAGCTTATCTTCAATGGGCTGCATCAGCCCAGAGATCTGGTCCAGACCCCATTCATGCTGAATTGTGATGGTCGTTTCCTTGCTGAAATCCGTCACCGCTTTGCTAGTCGGATCATCATTCGTGTTCGATGCTACCGTTTCAACAGAATCTGTCGTGGATGCAGTTTCTTTTTCATTACTTCCTTCCGAACTACTGCCGCTGCAGCCTGACAAGATGGTTGTTAACAAGAAAACAAAAGCAATGATCAGAGAGACTGATTTGTTCATCATTTCATCCTCCTCAGCGTCATTCAATACTTATT
Proteins encoded:
- a CDS encoding helix-turn-helix transcriptional regulator produces the protein MLSFQAPTNQPAYLISNYLPFNLFQAHAYGNALFVSHWHDHVMEMIYVRKGRMQLFIGGFSYIGTEGDLFFIEEGEIHGAYLIEKEEVPEYHAILINKSILLAAESMHLVHEPLLHGKLSLPKIVQSGDEHYGYFKEAILHIAAELNAKKCGYELVIKSHLYQLVVTLIRAYGYVAADRPAERANRRKTEDLRDVMMFVEEHYGEAFTLKDISRIARMSPFHFCRTFKKITGQTFIEYVNLCRIRKGEEMIMNSSLPITQIAHRVGFNDINYFIRVFRKYRRCSPSEFRKQAAQSITRHSPSSTPSENERS
- a CDS encoding ABC transporter substrate-binding protein, translating into MMNKSVSLIIAFVFLLTTILSGCSGSSSEGSNEKETASTTDSVETVASNTNDDPTSKAVTDFSKETTITIQHEWGLDQISGLMQPIEDKLQAEGKNIKVKWIQGQPTLEALQELNAKGVVPDIIYTSKGIDGLQELDMVEPIDEWSKIYGLDMSRIDPSVVSLFRSFDDNGSMIGVPTFADTYTLFYNKEIFDMFGVPYPTDQMTWDETLELAKKLTGERDGVAYRGLELGWQNSVTDDTLAPLKELIANVVDPGTDDVLLTTEPAVTRYFEFMKKFYSIPGLYERNKEKQASFFASGTAAMLVSWPTYMEWGIPENVRANTNAVRLPIWGGVDQDAPTTTAHMYVLNKYSENKDAAFQWMKEVVADDMQKKFSAAGYPTVLKNRDIISVFGSEKDIYNGQNVSAYFPDHAKLLEGKSSKWNKVADSMIVESLPGFASSDMNIPEYLRTLQEKLEAKIADEKAKKKQG